One genomic segment of Brevibacillus laterosporus LMG 15441 includes these proteins:
- a CDS encoding thermonuclease family protein, with protein MSQRKRYLKWLNVFMILCMVCSFSLPVVVQAAETSEVQEALTPQETSAPQDVTQRVKQKKLKVQDVSAVNGEVTITLSDIPEDTPEPEDFQLSVKGGLLEGWSSLEATDFAWDESSKTARIQFEPIKGGELDKRVTVRVDAYGSKKTAKSFLVQATSSKVFAVKIENLADDNILEIDSALDGSLTLKAVAYDIRGREVEGKAVNWSSSDRRVASVNEEGVVTAKAIGLAIIQAEVDHRIALFPVLVKKPGPSLSLSASSLHESDANDGGISDSLLVELHHAKFLPLFLKSSVQVKGLPEGLSYTAKLESEDRLRITFLGKAVKHEAKDSVDHVYVIVKHDMVFGALSHLVSPKFSINFKDSKNTKAPVYLDAKLDEDNKRITLRFDDEITLAVSEEALRDAIQTARNGSDFISLTEGDLVSIKGQSLIVTLAQGLRGNDNKIRLQANTIQNTAGNLLTETVVSESLAASIASIADLKQRVNEVVTLQGIVTADNASLGGGKLSTYIQDETAGINLFASKWTSYPDLKEGDLVQVTGKIVVYKNLTEIIPETSEDIVVVSTGNQVPEAKSLTVAQLNQAALAEKYEGMLISSQAFLLSVPNSESGGGYNLRMIDEHFQGMTVRVMKESIDVAQLTAGKWYQVEGVLAQYNDLYQILPRKQTDLLLLQDQLPTPQPKEAYPSIVKDVVDGDTIHLSQPVLGVDTVRFVNMDTAETYHIKDPNFDYTQVYNGTDNSSKDKNQKAHGERAKQHLKKLIAPGDSITIKPASTPIDAYGRLLAEVILPDGRNVNLEMVKDGYASMYIIWPVKDETFKQYAKAVKEAKQAGIGIWNAQDPLSELPFEFRAREQKKVLSRPVGDAGTKFYVQPLEFQKVAVENRVFFNSTQEAEQAGYTLAPTEEKHGLSTIRQLPDKTPIVTATGVVSTVSDSRNSFYIQDDKAGILVFQPTTQTQVKPGDVITITKGLKDTYNGEVEIMQAEFSITGTVNEPQAISVEASQLIKKQGMLIRLAEATVSRSLLVSL; from the coding sequence TTGTCGCAGCGAAAAAGGTATCTAAAATGGTTGAATGTCTTCATGATTCTCTGTATGGTATGTTCATTTAGCCTACCTGTAGTTGTACAAGCGGCAGAAACATCGGAAGTTCAAGAAGCATTAACGCCACAAGAAACATCAGCACCACAAGACGTGACTCAGCGTGTAAAACAAAAGAAGCTAAAAGTGCAGGACGTATCTGCGGTCAATGGGGAGGTAACCATTACGTTATCTGACATTCCAGAGGATACACCAGAACCAGAGGATTTTCAGCTTTCAGTCAAAGGGGGTCTATTAGAAGGATGGTCTTCACTAGAAGCAACTGATTTCGCTTGGGATGAATCAAGTAAAACCGCTCGTATCCAATTTGAACCAATCAAAGGTGGAGAGCTGGATAAACGGGTAACTGTACGCGTGGATGCGTACGGCTCGAAAAAAACAGCAAAATCTTTTCTGGTACAGGCTACTTCTAGCAAAGTGTTTGCTGTAAAGATAGAAAACCTAGCAGACGATAATATCCTAGAAATCGATTCTGCTTTAGATGGAAGCCTAACTTTGAAAGCGGTTGCATACGATATCCGCGGAAGAGAGGTGGAAGGTAAAGCCGTAAATTGGAGTTCTTCAGATAGACGAGTCGCTTCAGTGAATGAGGAGGGTGTTGTTACAGCTAAAGCAATTGGGCTAGCCATTATCCAAGCGGAAGTGGATCATCGGATAGCACTGTTCCCAGTCCTTGTAAAGAAGCCTGGCCCATCACTAAGCTTGTCTGCTAGTAGCTTACATGAATCGGATGCTAATGATGGGGGGATTTCTGACTCACTTCTAGTGGAACTTCATCATGCCAAGTTTTTGCCTCTGTTTTTGAAATCAAGCGTACAAGTCAAAGGATTACCAGAGGGACTCAGCTACACAGCTAAGCTGGAGAGCGAGGATCGACTTAGAATCACTTTCTTGGGAAAAGCAGTGAAACATGAAGCGAAAGACAGCGTTGATCATGTGTACGTAATCGTGAAGCATGATATGGTATTTGGCGCTCTTTCTCACTTAGTTTCACCAAAATTTTCCATAAATTTCAAAGATTCCAAAAACACGAAAGCACCTGTGTATTTGGATGCGAAGTTAGATGAAGACAATAAGCGAATTACCTTACGTTTTGATGACGAAATTACCTTGGCGGTTTCTGAAGAAGCACTACGCGACGCGATCCAAACAGCTAGGAACGGCAGTGACTTCATTTCTCTTACGGAAGGCGATCTTGTTTCCATTAAAGGACAGTCACTAATCGTTACATTGGCTCAAGGGCTGCGTGGAAACGATAATAAGATACGTTTACAAGCCAATACGATTCAAAATACAGCCGGTAACCTGTTAACAGAGACAGTTGTTTCGGAGTCATTAGCGGCTAGTATTGCTTCCATTGCAGACTTGAAACAACGAGTAAATGAAGTCGTAACGCTTCAAGGGATCGTCACGGCGGATAACGCCTCGCTTGGCGGTGGAAAGCTGTCTACGTATATACAGGATGAGACAGCAGGGATTAATTTGTTTGCAAGTAAATGGACCAGTTATCCAGATCTAAAAGAGGGAGATTTGGTTCAAGTAACAGGGAAGATTGTTGTTTATAAAAATTTGACAGAAATCATTCCGGAAACATCAGAAGATATCGTCGTGGTAAGTACGGGGAATCAGGTGCCTGAGGCAAAATCCTTGACAGTAGCTCAATTAAACCAAGCGGCACTAGCAGAAAAATATGAAGGAATGCTAATCTCCTCGCAGGCATTCTTACTATCTGTTCCAAACAGTGAATCAGGCGGTGGCTATAACCTACGGATGATTGATGAGCATTTCCAAGGCATGACAGTCCGTGTTATGAAAGAGAGCATTGACGTAGCACAGCTTACGGCAGGTAAGTGGTATCAGGTAGAGGGTGTTTTAGCACAATATAATGATCTGTATCAAATACTTCCGCGTAAACAAACGGATTTGCTCCTGTTACAGGATCAACTGCCAACACCTCAGCCAAAAGAAGCTTACCCTTCCATTGTGAAGGATGTGGTGGATGGAGATACGATTCATTTATCTCAGCCAGTTCTTGGGGTAGATACGGTTCGATTTGTCAATATGGATACGGCGGAAACCTATCATATAAAAGATCCTAATTTTGACTATACCCAGGTATACAACGGTACGGACAATAGCAGTAAAGATAAAAACCAAAAAGCTCATGGCGAACGTGCCAAACAGCATCTAAAAAAATTAATAGCTCCAGGAGATTCGATTACGATTAAACCAGCTTCCACACCTATTGATGCATACGGTCGCCTTTTAGCAGAAGTAATTCTTCCAGATGGCCGTAACGTTAATTTGGAAATGGTGAAAGACGGATATGCCAGCATGTATATCATCTGGCCAGTCAAGGATGAGACATTTAAGCAATACGCGAAAGCCGTCAAGGAAGCGAAGCAAGCAGGAATTGGAATTTGGAATGCCCAAGACCCATTGAGTGAATTGCCGTTTGAATTCCGGGCTCGTGAACAGAAAAAGGTACTAAGCCGTCCTGTTGGGGATGCTGGTACAAAATTCTATGTACAGCCTCTCGAATTTCAAAAGGTTGCTGTAGAAAATCGTGTGTTCTTTAACAGCACACAAGAGGCTGAGCAAGCTGGTTATACGTTAGCGCCTACTGAAGAAAAGCATGGCTTGTCAACCATACGGCAATTGCCAGACAAAACCCCGATCGTAACAGCTACAGGGGTAGTAAGTACAGTCTCAGACAGTCGGAATAGCTTTTATATTCAAGATGACAAAGCAGGTATTCTGGTATTCCAACCTACTACACAAACACAGGTGAAGCCAGGAGATGTGATTACCATTACAAAAGGCTTGAAAGATACGTACAACGGAGAAGTTGAAATTATGCAAGCCGAATTCTCGATCACAGGTACGGTCAATGAACCTCAAGCTATTTCTGTAGAGGCAAGCCAGCTAATCAAGAAGCAAGGAATGCTGATTCGCTTGGCGGAAGCAACGGTTTCAAGGTCACTCCTAGTAAGCTTGTAG
- the bluB gene encoding 5,6-dimethylbenzimidazole synthase has product MLQFTEQEKQGVYKAIEGRRDIRSFLDTPLPEDAIQRILEAGHHAPSVGFMQPWNFIMVTDQEIKDKLAYAADKERRALAIHYEGTDRSDQFMGIKVQGLKEAPLTICITNDPTRGGAHVLGRNSIPETDVLSVACAIQNMWLASCAEGIALGWVSFYKKADVREILGIPPHIEPVALLSLGYTNEYPDRPLLEVLQWEKRRNLQELIFQNEWGIQK; this is encoded by the coding sequence ATGCTTCAATTTACTGAACAAGAAAAACAAGGCGTGTATAAAGCGATTGAAGGGAGACGGGATATTCGTAGTTTTTTGGATACACCATTGCCTGAAGATGCTATTCAACGAATTTTAGAAGCGGGGCATCATGCACCTTCTGTGGGTTTTATGCAACCATGGAATTTTATTATGGTCACAGATCAAGAAATAAAGGATAAGCTAGCTTATGCTGCAGACAAAGAACGACGCGCGCTGGCTATTCATTATGAAGGTACAGACCGCAGTGATCAATTTATGGGAATCAAGGTTCAAGGGCTAAAAGAAGCTCCTCTGACTATCTGTATTACAAATGATCCAACTAGGGGAGGGGCCCATGTCCTTGGTCGCAATTCGATTCCAGAGACAGATGTCTTGTCAGTGGCATGCGCGATTCAAAATATGTGGCTGGCTAGCTGTGCAGAAGGAATTGCCCTTGGATGGGTTAGCTTTTATAAGAAAGCGGATGTCCGTGAAATCTTGGGAATACCTCCGCACATTGAGCCAGTAGCCTTGCTTTCATTAGGCTATACAAATGAATATCCTGATCGTCCGCTATTGGAAGTTCTTCAATGGGAGAAACGGCGTAATTTGCAGGAATTAATTTTTCAAAATGAGTGGGGCATACAAAAATAA
- a CDS encoding immunoglobulin-like domain-containing protein has product METSTGSIDVFLGKYGVSLPELREKDAVDVTGIASIFKGSAQVYPRSVKDIVILRSGLTDADRVATDKAALFVGDVSGTARTDLTLPTNGAYGSTITWVSDQSAIISEQGKVIRPAKGLADAKVTLTATLKKGTSMDTKVFLLTVPAQTITDEEAVEAVKASLRVTYDGIATSVSLPKMGANHVAIQWSLQDQAHSAIVELDNGHVNRAAVSKVTDVVLIASIKLGSAQSQKAFSIRVLPLGDVPLVHPITVTDSHIKGTAKPGTDIHVRTGSTLVGTDKADQVGAFGVKIPAQSVGTVLEVIASNPTTHYQSEAAYVLVTESTGAPSIINVGDITASVRQGANYTLPTTVLASMSDGTKQQVQVDSWNPNVADTSSEGTFSFEGTVEGYAQKVRLSLEVTKEGAGLTVAQALALPQGTTITLEAYVQTVEPNAQFAGYGIYLADQPGDETTDALIVKFANADRNGPYAVANATGKKVKITGVLHDKAYFSKKGIATYTHIQLVP; this is encoded by the coding sequence GTGGAGACCTCGACGGGCTCGATTGATGTTTTTTTAGGGAAGTATGGGGTTAGCCTGCCGGAATTACGTGAAAAAGATGCGGTGGATGTAACTGGAATAGCTTCTATTTTTAAAGGCTCGGCTCAGGTTTATCCACGATCTGTAAAAGATATTGTTATTTTACGCAGTGGACTTACCGATGCAGATCGGGTGGCAACAGATAAAGCAGCTCTTTTTGTAGGGGATGTGAGTGGCACAGCTCGGACTGATCTGACTTTGCCTACCAACGGTGCTTATGGCTCGACAATTACCTGGGTATCCGATCAATCAGCCATTATTTCGGAGCAGGGAAAAGTCATTCGTCCAGCAAAAGGTTTGGCAGATGCAAAAGTAACCTTAACAGCTACTCTGAAAAAGGGGACTAGCATGGATACGAAAGTGTTCTTGCTCACCGTACCTGCCCAAACAATCACGGACGAGGAAGCAGTAGAGGCAGTGAAAGCTAGCTTGAGGGTTACCTATGATGGTATTGCTACAAGCGTGTCTCTACCAAAAATGGGTGCAAACCATGTTGCGATCCAATGGAGTTTGCAGGACCAAGCCCATTCAGCCATAGTAGAGCTTGATAATGGACATGTAAACAGAGCTGCTGTTTCCAAGGTAACTGATGTAGTGCTAATCGCTTCAATCAAGTTAGGGTCTGCCCAGTCACAGAAAGCATTTTCGATTAGAGTACTTCCTTTGGGAGATGTACCTCTTGTTCATCCAATTACAGTGACAGACTCGCATATAAAAGGTACAGCTAAGCCTGGAACAGACATTCATGTTCGTACAGGATCGACGTTAGTAGGGACTGACAAGGCAGATCAGGTAGGAGCTTTCGGTGTAAAAATTCCAGCACAGTCAGTAGGAACTGTACTCGAAGTCATTGCTAGCAATCCAACGACTCATTATCAAAGTGAAGCAGCTTATGTATTGGTAACGGAATCAACAGGGGCACCAAGCATTATTAATGTTGGCGATATTACTGCTTCTGTGAGACAAGGAGCCAATTACACCTTACCTACAACTGTATTGGCTTCCATGAGCGATGGGACCAAACAGCAGGTACAAGTAGATAGCTGGAATCCGAATGTAGCAGATACAAGCAGTGAAGGTACATTCAGCTTTGAAGGAACAGTCGAAGGGTATGCGCAAAAAGTACGTTTAAGCTTGGAGGTAACCAAGGAGGGAGCGGGACTGACAGTAGCTCAAGCCCTAGCCCTGCCACAAGGAACGACAATTACACTCGAAGCTTATGTACAGACGGTAGAGCCAAATGCCCAATTTGCAGGCTATGGTATTTATCTTGCTGATCAGCCAGGGGACGAAACTACAGATGCGCTTATCGTAAAATTTGCGAATGCAGACCGCAATGGACCATATGCCGTAGCAAATGCCACCGGTAAAAAAGTGAAAATCACCGGTGTTTTGCATGATAAAGCGTATTTTAGCAAAAAAGGAATTGCCACCTATACACATATTCAACTTGTGCCATAA
- a CDS encoding NCS2 family permease: protein MFQLEKHNSSFKKELTAGFTTFFTMAYIMVVNPLILLDAGVPFQQSFTATVIAAMLGTLIMGLYANYPIAIAPAMGLNAYFAYSVVKTNQGLDYHIAFSAVFVAGILFVILSLTPLRSKLIEAIPNNLKHAITAGIGLFIAFLGLRMSGLITAHPSNLVALGDLHSPSVILALIGLLITLIFYSLNINGALFFGMILTGLIAFLTGQLQFTNGFVSMPTLPEGILVSNPVTAFREVIEYGLYSVVFSFLLVTLFDTTGTVLGVAEQAGLMKGNKLPRAERALLSDSVATLFGSMLGTSPTSAYVESASGVAAGGRTGLTAVFIALLLGIGAFFGPLISAVSGLSAITAPSLIIVGSLMVGSVRHINWELPDEAFPAFLVLLSMPLTSSIATGISLGFISYPLMKILRGKWRQVHPLVYLFGVLFAIQLIAVPH from the coding sequence TTGTTTCAACTAGAAAAGCATAACTCCTCTTTTAAAAAAGAGTTAACTGCAGGATTTACTACATTCTTTACAATGGCTTATATCATGGTTGTCAATCCGCTCATCTTATTAGATGCGGGCGTTCCCTTTCAACAAAGCTTCACGGCAACAGTAATAGCCGCCATGCTCGGTACACTTATCATGGGACTTTATGCAAACTATCCTATAGCAATTGCACCTGCTATGGGTTTAAATGCATATTTTGCTTACTCCGTTGTAAAAACCAATCAAGGGCTTGATTATCATATTGCGTTTTCAGCAGTATTTGTGGCAGGGATATTATTCGTTATCCTTTCCCTTACACCTCTACGTTCAAAATTAATTGAGGCCATTCCAAATAATTTAAAGCACGCTATTACTGCTGGGATCGGGCTTTTTATTGCGTTCTTAGGATTACGTATGAGCGGGTTAATTACTGCCCACCCAAGCAATTTGGTTGCGTTAGGCGATTTGCATTCTCCTTCTGTCATATTAGCTCTGATTGGTCTTTTAATAACCCTGATATTTTACTCTCTAAATATAAATGGCGCTTTATTTTTCGGAATGATTCTTACTGGTTTAATCGCCTTTCTAACCGGTCAGCTTCAATTTACAAACGGATTTGTCTCTATGCCGACTCTTCCCGAGGGAATCCTAGTCTCCAATCCTGTAACGGCCTTTAGAGAAGTCATCGAGTATGGTCTATATTCAGTAGTATTCTCTTTTTTACTAGTGACGCTATTTGATACGACTGGTACAGTACTTGGCGTAGCTGAACAAGCAGGACTGATGAAAGGTAACAAGCTTCCAAGAGCTGAACGTGCCCTACTATCAGATTCTGTCGCTACTCTATTCGGTTCCATGCTAGGAACATCGCCAACTTCTGCTTATGTAGAATCTGCATCTGGTGTTGCTGCTGGCGGTCGCACCGGGCTTACTGCCGTGTTTATTGCTCTGTTGCTAGGAATTGGCGCTTTTTTTGGTCCACTAATTAGCGCCGTATCAGGATTGTCTGCCATCACCGCTCCTTCGCTCATTATCGTTGGCTCCTTGATGGTTGGCAGTGTCCGCCACATTAATTGGGAACTACCAGATGAAGCTTTTCCTGCTTTCCTGGTTTTGTTAAGCATGCCGCTTACCTCCAGTATCGCTACTGGGATCTCACTAGGGTTTATTTCATACCCACTGATGAAAATTTTAAGAGGCAAATGGCGCCAGGTGCATCCATTAGTCTATCTCTTTGGCGTTTTATTTGCTATTCAACTAATCGCTGTTCCTCATTAA
- a CDS encoding small multi-drug export protein, translating into MNLLWPYLIIFLFAATPMFEVIAMIPIGIFAGLNPIFVSLVALVGNAITVFLLILLMEKVQIWLQKKRGDKEPSKRQQRARQLFKKYGLPGLSILGPALVGSHLTAIMGMSFGATRQQMLLWIGISLVAWTGLAMVIGYFGADLMNIGEQNGFLMRILQK; encoded by the coding sequence ATGAATCTACTTTGGCCTTATTTGATCATTTTCCTGTTTGCCGCTACTCCCATGTTTGAGGTTATAGCAATGATTCCAATTGGAATTTTTGCTGGGCTGAATCCCATTTTCGTTTCCTTGGTAGCGCTAGTGGGTAATGCCATTACTGTTTTTCTACTTATTTTACTAATGGAAAAAGTACAAATATGGTTACAGAAAAAACGCGGTGACAAGGAACCAAGCAAACGTCAGCAGCGTGCAAGGCAGCTCTTTAAAAAGTATGGATTGCCTGGGCTAAGCATTTTAGGCCCTGCTCTAGTCGGAAGTCATCTTACTGCGATAATGGGAATGTCTTTTGGGGCAACCCGACAACAAATGTTGTTGTGGATTGGTATTAGTCTTGTTGCATGGACGGGGCTTGCTATGGTCATTGGATATTTCGGAGCTGATCTTATGAATATAGGTGAGCAGAATGGATTTTTGATGCGAATACTACAGAAATAG
- a CDS encoding S-layer homology domain-containing protein gives MTRRILHALLALVMMLTVIPFYPMGAGAAGSGNNFIFENLPEIVNDKYLSLEGSLNQVSSIGISYTVTPKNGKEGPQKTTGVIVSDDGRRIRVANIELFPGENTITFRGKNGASEITSSFKVNYIDTPLLYNLQFKSGAQKLPLNEQSATVVTQRFTSGNGIFTIEGNAPNVTKVIVESDGESRSAFVNESADNYFIISQLNLKKGKNVLTFKLTNKDQVIESKREVIYFDGTATFFDTKVSVNGSATEYDLKDFPMLLSKGTPNAADFTFSGDLMIPVDSNFTPAASTVEIMKVRFFEGSLSGTAKANITFKHAELTKQPDGAEYHHYRYSFKGDKLLDGNPPDDPGAPKPGAPAVFPFEIGKRYTVAMDGFNPVQSTKEASSVYDTNSDFGYTIKDDSKFQITGAEYIQSDKIPAGNEEGNKFDANTTINKLPFSIALLTKNTGTVNKITVHAIGQGGGKIPVTVSPATGTVRGERLWFTIRELPVNGTQKLEFEVESSNGKDEYSLQITSASGPVQEFAKIKDGQVFDYDPTITDYEKKLVTSMGEFEGTVSNVELEAASYTNGTIKLTLNNSDIPLEPKGDNYHFKMKPGTKVNFIEGQNTLVFRYKKGNVLYEKTYKISLLSNNYPEVPKGGTEGIYPYATEKPSKDNRFTGKDGVYTTKEKKMNVFGTFDFIDLPDSTSAIEGRLNDMKNDIEAGNEPKYVLEIKSSDDKYDKKWILGKNKLLIDGKDTWGSQEVDNLEVKYLKDKKYFTFILSDIELPKDGSKLVYTFTVYNNGVNGSSKSTSRLEVRAPGLMYDIVRPILPRQATLNQNFVEVIIDAPGADSITFGKNNVATKVDYDGDMDGKIDYPNAFRAVITDLKPNKANKISFTVKSANGDVVNDSFEVFYALSTIPGAQHMAPMTAKTNIFEKQLNLTFPKDTYLVRYDYNVPENLRGQVFKAHNILYGIANKEDGVVDRFDYLQERPKNFDDVIKDLGRDFEHSFDTHFVKASNVFWMDAGLADDPGTKEDYDPYPYGMLPIMPRALTDSLKLYNFNDVPVNRVLVPNKRGTLELAYDANVVSDAANHLTVMRYDPNKFFWENLGGKVNVSKKTITVPFDKFGYYVVAKLNDSFVDVVTHQYARNQVEAMFAKGVIKADNEVEFKPDTETTRGEFTAMIVRALQLPLVEKPPSQSFVDVPFDYNGTQKYDYRHIETAARLGIVRGKEPKIFEPNSKITREEVAVILARALKLKTETNAAKTTANLTKLFKDAPLVDRYAAPAVVEIAKKKLIIGSPVDPNDPKQGYIFEPKANMLRGDAAILMARVMAMQKLIPAVAEVK, from the coding sequence ATGACCAGAAGGATATTGCATGCACTGTTGGCCTTAGTCATGATGCTGACCGTGATCCCGTTTTATCCGATGGGCGCAGGTGCAGCTGGTAGCGGGAATAACTTTATATTTGAAAATCTCCCTGAGATTGTTAATGACAAATATCTATCTCTTGAGGGATCTTTAAATCAGGTTTCTTCCATAGGCATTAGTTATACGGTAACACCGAAAAACGGAAAAGAAGGTCCACAGAAGACAACGGGAGTTATCGTTTCAGATGACGGAAGACGGATTCGTGTTGCAAACATTGAATTGTTCCCAGGTGAAAATACAATTACGTTTCGCGGGAAGAATGGTGCTTCCGAGATAACTTCTTCGTTTAAAGTGAACTATATTGATACGCCGCTTTTGTATAACCTACAGTTCAAATCAGGTGCACAAAAGCTACCTTTGAATGAACAAAGTGCAACAGTTGTAACACAGCGTTTTACAAGTGGTAATGGCATTTTTACAATTGAGGGGAACGCTCCTAACGTTACAAAGGTAATCGTGGAAAGCGACGGAGAGTCACGTTCAGCATTTGTAAATGAATCAGCAGATAACTACTTTATTATCAGTCAGTTGAATTTGAAAAAAGGAAAGAACGTCCTTACATTCAAATTGACCAATAAAGATCAGGTTATTGAATCCAAACGAGAAGTTATTTACTTTGACGGAACGGCTACTTTTTTTGATACAAAGGTATCCGTAAATGGCTCAGCAACTGAGTATGATTTAAAAGATTTTCCAATGCTCTTGTCTAAAGGTACACCAAATGCTGCTGACTTTACCTTCTCAGGTGATTTGATGATCCCTGTGGACAGTAATTTTACCCCAGCTGCAAGTACAGTAGAAATCATGAAGGTTCGCTTCTTTGAAGGTAGCCTATCTGGTACTGCAAAGGCGAATATCACGTTCAAGCATGCAGAGTTAACCAAGCAGCCAGACGGTGCTGAGTATCATCATTACCGCTATAGCTTTAAAGGTGATAAGTTACTTGATGGAAATCCACCTGATGATCCAGGAGCACCAAAGCCAGGAGCACCAGCAGTATTCCCATTTGAGATTGGGAAACGCTATACGGTGGCGATGGATGGATTTAATCCAGTGCAGTCAACTAAAGAAGCTTCTAGCGTATACGATACAAACAGCGATTTTGGCTACACCATCAAGGATGACAGCAAGTTCCAAATTACAGGTGCAGAGTATATCCAATCGGACAAAATACCGGCTGGAAATGAAGAAGGCAATAAATTTGATGCGAATACTACCATTAATAAATTGCCATTCTCTATCGCTCTGCTAACGAAAAATACAGGTACTGTAAACAAAATCACCGTTCATGCGATTGGACAAGGCGGTGGCAAGATTCCTGTTACCGTTAGTCCTGCTACTGGAACCGTTCGCGGTGAACGTCTCTGGTTCACCATTAGGGAACTTCCAGTTAATGGAACGCAAAAGCTAGAGTTTGAGGTTGAGAGCTCAAATGGTAAAGATGAATATTCTCTACAAATTACATCAGCTTCTGGACCAGTTCAAGAATTTGCCAAGATCAAAGACGGTCAGGTTTTTGATTATGATCCAACGATTACTGACTACGAGAAAAAGCTTGTTACTAGCATGGGAGAATTTGAGGGTACTGTTAGCAATGTGGAGCTTGAGGCAGCTAGCTATACAAACGGTACGATCAAGCTGACTTTGAATAACAGCGATATTCCATTAGAGCCAAAAGGTGACAACTATCACTTTAAAATGAAACCCGGTACAAAGGTTAATTTTATTGAAGGTCAAAACACCTTGGTTTTCAGATACAAAAAAGGTAACGTTCTGTACGAAAAAACGTACAAAATTTCGTTACTATCCAACAACTACCCTGAAGTTCCAAAAGGCGGCACAGAAGGAATTTATCCTTATGCAACAGAGAAGCCTTCTAAGGACAACCGCTTTACTGGAAAAGACGGAGTGTATACAACCAAAGAAAAGAAAATGAATGTCTTTGGTACCTTTGATTTTATTGATCTGCCAGATTCAACTTCCGCTATCGAAGGAAGACTTAACGATATGAAGAATGATATTGAGGCTGGTAATGAGCCGAAATATGTACTTGAAATCAAGTCTTCTGATGATAAGTATGATAAAAAATGGATTTTAGGTAAAAACAAATTGTTAATTGATGGAAAAGACACTTGGGGAAGCCAAGAGGTCGACAATTTGGAAGTGAAGTATCTGAAGGACAAAAAATACTTTACCTTCATTCTTTCCGACATTGAATTACCTAAAGATGGTTCAAAACTAGTTTATACCTTTACCGTTTACAATAACGGGGTAAACGGCTCTTCCAAATCAACTTCTCGTTTGGAAGTTCGTGCGCCAGGCTTAATGTACGACATTGTTCGTCCTATTTTGCCGCGTCAAGCTACCTTGAATCAAAACTTTGTTGAAGTAATCATTGATGCACCAGGTGCGGACAGCATTACATTCGGCAAAAATAATGTTGCGACAAAAGTAGACTACGACGGCGATATGGACGGGAAAATTGATTACCCGAACGCCTTTAGAGCGGTCATTACAGATCTAAAACCTAACAAGGCGAACAAAATTAGCTTTACGGTGAAGAGTGCTAATGGCGATGTCGTAAATGATTCGTTCGAGGTATTCTATGCACTAAGTACTATCCCAGGCGCGCAACATATGGCACCAATGACTGCGAAAACGAATATTTTCGAAAAGCAGTTAAACCTGACATTCCCGAAAGATACGTATCTGGTTCGCTACGATTATAACGTACCAGAGAATTTGAGAGGTCAAGTTTTCAAGGCCCATAACATCCTATACGGAATTGCTAACAAAGAGGATGGCGTTGTTGACCGTTTTGATTATCTACAAGAAAGACCGAAAAACTTTGATGATGTGATTAAGGACTTGGGTCGTGATTTCGAGCATTCCTTTGATACACATTTTGTAAAAGCATCGAATGTATTCTGGATGGATGCAGGTTTAGCTGATGATCCAGGTACAAAGGAAGACTATGATCCGTATCCATATGGTATGCTGCCAATCATGCCACGTGCGTTAACAGATAGTCTGAAGCTGTATAACTTTAACGATGTTCCTGTGAATCGCGTGCTTGTACCAAACAAACGCGGTACGCTAGAGCTTGCATACGATGCGAATGTTGTTTCGGATGCAGCTAATCATCTAACCGTAATGAGATATGACCCGAACAAGTTCTTCTGGGAAAATCTTGGCGGTAAGGTGAATGTGAGCAAGAAAACGATCACTGTTCCATTTGACAAGTTTGGCTATTATGTAGTAGCTAAGCTAAACGATTCCTTTGTAGATGTTGTGACTCATCAATATGCACGCAACCAAGTAGAAGCAATGTTTGCTAAAGGAGTTATTAAAGCGGATAACGAAGTGGAATTTAAGCCAGATACAGAAACGACACGTGGTGAATTTACAGCGATGATCGTGCGTGCCTTGCAGCTTCCATTAGTAGAAAAGCCGCCAAGTCAATCGTTTGTGGATGTACCGTTTGATTACAATGGTACTCAGAAGTACGACTACCGTCACATTGAAACAGCAGCGCGTTTGGGAATCGTTCGCGGTAAAGAACCAAAGATTTTCGAACCAAATAGTAAAATTACTCGTGAAGAGGTTGCCGTTATTTTAGCGCGTGCGTTGAAATTAAAAACGGAAACCAATGCAGCAAAAACAACTGCAAACTTAACAAAATTGTTCAAGGATGCACCATTGGTTGATCGATATGCAGCTCCTGCTGTAGTGGAAATCGCCAAGAAAAAACTGATCATCGGTTCTCCAGTAGATCCGAATGACCCGAAACAAGGCTATATCTTTGAGCCAAAAGCTAACATGCTTCGCGGTGATGCAGCGATCTTAATGGCTCGTGTCATGGCAATGCAAAAACTGATTCCAGCTGTTGCTGAAGTCAAGTAG